From Malaciobacter mytili LMG 24559:
CTTCTTGAAACAATAAAAGATGCAGAAGTAATAACTTCAATTTTACTTACAATGAAAGTTTCATTATGGGCTATGTTATTTGTTTTAATCACAGGATTACCTTTAGCTTATATTATTGCAAGATATGAATTTTATGGAAGAAGTTTTCTTGAATCAATTATTGATATTCCTGTTATGATACCTCATACAGCAGCTGGAATTGCACTTCTTACTACTTTTGGAGATACTTTATTAGGTGATTTTTTTAAATTTTTTGGTATTGAATTTGTAGGAACTGAATATGGAATTATGATTGCAATGATGTTTTTATCAGCTCCTTTTTTAATCAATAGTGCAAAAGATGGTTTTAGAAAAGTTGATGTAAAGCTTGAAAAAGTAGCTAGAACTTTAGGGGCTAGTCCTATTTCTGTCTTTTTTAGAATAACTATTCCAAATGCTAAAAAAGATATTATCAATGGTGCTTTAATGATGTGGAGTAGGGGTCTTGGTGAATTTGGAGCGGTTGTTATACTTGTATATCATCCTATGACAACACCAGTTCTAATATTTGATAGATTTAATAGTTATGGATTAAGTTTTTCTGCTCCTGTTGCCGCAGTAATTATTGCTTTTTCTGTAATTGTGTTTTTAGTTGTTAGATTTACTACTTCTAAATTGAAATAATATTAGTAAATTTTGATATAATAATAAAAAAAGGAGAATTTATGTTTGTAAAATTAAATGATAGAGTTTATTTGAATATGGCGAAAATTACTAGAATGAAAATTGATCATGTTGAAGATGGAATTAGAGTTAGATTTTATGAAGGTCAAGAGCAAGTTGCAAAATCAAAAAGATTTGATGATGTACAAGCAGCAGAGGCTTGGCTTCAAGAGTTATTATCAAAAATTTAAATAGTATTGAAAAAAATCTATTTAATATCTGGATTTATGTGTGATAAAAGGCTTTGGGATAAAGCCCTTAGCTTTTTTGATTCTTCATATAAATTTATATATCTGCCTATTCCTTTAGAAGAAAATTTTGAAAAATTACTTGAAAAAATAGTAATTAATGAAGAAAAAATAAATCTTATAGGGTTTTCTTTAGGTGGATATATAGCTTCTGCTTATGCTTTAAAATATAAAGATAAAATAAATAAGGTTTTAGTTATATCCTCATCTTTATGTTCTTTAGAAAAAAAAGAATTATTACAAAGACAAAAAGCAATAGAACTTACAAAAAAATTTGCTTTTAAATCATTAAGTGAAAAAAAGATTAAAACTCTACTTGAAGATAAAAATAATCAAGAAATAATTACATTAATAAAAAAAATGTATGAAGAACTTGGAAAAGAATATTTTCTTACTCAATTAAATGCTACTTTACATAGAAAAGATTTAAAAGAAGAGTTATTAAAAAGTAAAATAGATTTTAGTTTTTATTTTTCAAAAGATGATATTTTATTAAATCATTTATGGTTAGAAGAACTTGAATTAAATAGTTCTTTTAATTTTACAAAACTAAAAAGATCTTCACATATGCTTCCTTTAGAAGAACCATTAAAAATAGCCTTGTATATAAAATCTTGGTTAGCTTGAATTTAGCAAATAAAGCATATAATATTAACTTTGCAAAGCTTCTAGTTTAGAAGGGAAAGCTTTAATAGCTTTTTTTAGTGAATTTTATAAAAAAGGCAAAATATGCAAAATACTTTAAATAAAACAGTTTTTTTAAAAGCAGATAAAATAGGTGAAGGAGATTTAGGCTCTATTTTAATCAAAGGTTTTTTAAATGCTATGAGTGAGCAAGAAAATTTACCTGAATCTATTCTTTGTGTAAATAGTGCAGTTTTATTAACAACTGCAAATGAAGAAGATGAGGTTTTACAAATTCTTAAAAAACTTGAAAATAAAGGTGTAAAAATTTACTCTTGTGGAACTTGTTTAAATTATTATAATAAAACAGATGAGTTAAAAGTTGGAGTTGCAGGAAATGCTATGGATACAATAGCAACACTTCTAAATACAAATACTGTAACTTTATAATCTTCAAAAAGCCTAAAATTTTTAGGCTTTTTTCTAAAGGTATTTAATGTTTAATCTTCAAACTTTTTTAAACACTATTTCAAACACTTTTTCAAAAGAGTTATTTTATAGGTTTCCCCTTGTTTTTATTTTTATAATTATTACTTTTATTTTTACAATTTTTGAAAATCATAAAATATTTATATTTGAACAAGAGTTGCAAAATAAACTTTTATTAAGTTCTTTTATTCTTACTATTTTTACTACTTCTTTTTATCTTTTTTTTGAAAGAATAAAAAGAAATAGTTTATATAAAACAGGGCTATTTTTAGGGCTATTATTACTAACATATTGTAGTGTTTTTATCTACTTTGATTCTATACTTTTTTATTTTAATGCAGTTTTACTCTCTTTAATATTTTCAAATTTTCTTTTTATAAAATCAACTAATCAATCAATTTTATATTTTTATTTACTAGGAAAACACTCTATTCTAATTGCTTTTTTTAGCTGCTTTATTTTAGGATTTGGAATATATGCAATACTTCTTAGTTTGGAGTTTTTATTTAATATAACTTTTTTAAATGATTATATAGAAGATATATTTATTTTTATTGCAACTATTATTTTTCCTATTTTAATTCTTTCAAATATTCCTAAAAATATAGATACTTTAAAAGAAGAAATACAAACAACTTGGCTTATTCTTATAAAAAACATATTAATTCCCTTACTTTTTATATATATAGTTGTTTTATATGCATATTTTATAAAAATAACTATTTTACAAGAGCTTCCAAAGGGAGATTTATCTTGGATAATTTGTACTTTTTTAACTTTATGTATATTTGTAAAGATGTTTTTAACTTCAATAAAACAGCAAAACTTTATAGTGAAGTTTTTTGATAAATATTTTATTTATTCAATGATTATTCCTTTGATTTTTTTAAATATTGCTATATATACAAGAGTTAATGAGTATGGTATTACTCAAGCTAGATATGCTTTAATTTTATTATCAATTTGGTTTTCATTTATTGTAATTTATTATTTTATTAAAAAAGAGTTTTGTATAAAAAGAAGTTTTATTTTTCTATTTTTACTTTTACTTATCTCTTCTGTTACTACTTTTAGTGCTTCAAATCTTAGTATAAATTCTCAACTTAATAGATTAGAAACAATGTTAAAAGAAAATAATATTTTAGTTAAAAATAAAGTTACTCCTCTAACAAAGCAGTTAGATTTAAAACAAGAAGCTCAAATCTCTTCAATTATTAAATATTTAAATAGAAGTAAAGAAGGGAAAAAAAGATTAAATCTTTTGCTTAATACAGATTTTAAAAATAGTTTAGAGTTTTTAAAATATTTAAATATTAAATACTCTAATTTAAATACCACATATATAAAAAAGTTTAATTTAAATGATATAGTTTATAGTTTAAATGGTTATAACTATTTGATACCTTTATCTATAGAACAAACTAAGCAAAAATATTTTTATAAAAATAAAGTAATCCTTGCAAGTTTAAAAAACTCTATTTTAAAACTAGAAATAAAAAATCAAAATATACAGTTTGATTTAAAGCAAATAGTTAAAGAGTGGAAAAAACAAAAAATAGAAGTTTTAGATAAGAATAATTATAAAAATACGATTTTTTATAAGAAAATGGACAATTTAGAGTTAAAACTTTGTATTAAGTACTTAAGAATAAATGAGAATTTTGAAGACTTTGAAGTAAAATATATAGAAGGTTATTTAATGATAAGATAAAAAGAGTTTAAAACTCTCTTTATCTATTCATCTATTTATTCATACCTTGTCCTTGACCCATTCCCATACCTTGTCCTTGACCCATTCCTTTACCTTGACCCATTCCTTTATTGTTCATTCTTTCAGAAACTCTATTTAACTGATGCTCTTGTAACTCTTCTTTACTTAAAACACCATCTTTATTTTTATCTATACTTTCAAAAGTTGGTGCATTTTGTGCATTTCTTAAAGGATAACCTTGCTCATATTTTTGAGACATTCTTTTAGCTCTTGTATCTTCAAATTCACTTTGAGTAATTTTCCCATCATTATTTGCATCATAAGCCCCAAAAGGAATTGGCCCTTTATTTGGTAAATCTTGGGCAAACAGTACAGCACTTACCACTGCAGTTAAAGCAGCAATTTTTAAAGTTTTCATTTTTTTTCCTTTAGTTAAACTTTAATATAATTATAACATTAATAATTTAATAGATATTTAATAGTTTATGTTAGATAAATGTATATTGGACTTTTAAAAAAATCTTGTGCATATTGAATTTCTCGGGGTTTTATATTATGTAGTGAAAAAGTATTACTTATAATTGTAGTATTTATATTTTCATCAAATAATTTTTTTTCAAGTTTTTTCATACCTTCAAAATATAAGTAACAAACTAAAGTTGCATTTTTTAAATCTTCTTTAAAAAAATCCTTTTTATATATTTGTAAATTTTTTATTTTTAAAAGTGATTTTAAAAGTTTTGAGATTAAATAAGGAACTAAAGATAATTCATAAGCTATGATTTTTTTATTTGGAAGATTTACTGCTAAAAAAATAGCTAAACTTCCAAATCCTGAGCCTAAATCAATAATAGTTTCATCTTTTGAATTTTTTGCATATTCTAGTATTTTTTTTTGTGCAGCTTTTGAACTTGGCATTGGTGAAATACCAATTTTTAAAGAAGATATTACAATTATTAAAACAATTAAAAGTAAAAAAATTAAAAGATAAAATTCAAACATAAAGTTATTTTACATTGAGCAAACTTAAAAGTTTGCCCAAATTTATATCTCATTAGAAACTTCGTATCCAGCAAGTGCTGAACCAATAGCTCCCATTAGTTGTGGATATTTTGCTGCAACTACATTTTTTTCTAATTTTTTAGATAGTAGTTGTAATAAAAAAGGGTTTAATGCTCCTCCTCCACTAAAAATTATATTATCACTTTTTATGGCAAATTTTTTAGCCATAGAAGCTAGTCTTGAGGCAATTGATTCATGTACAGCATAACAAATATTAGCTGCACTCTCTTTTTTTGCAATTAATGAGATTACTTCTGATTCGGCAAATACTGCACACATACTAGAAATACTTAACTCTTTTGTTGCTTCAAAGCCTATTTTTGAAAACTTTTCTAGTTCAAGGCCCATTCTACTTGCAGCTATTTCTAAAAATTTTCCAGTTCCTGCTGCACATTTATCATTCATTTTAAAATCTATAAATCCACCATTTAAATCAAGCTTTATTACTTTACTATCTTGACCACCCAAGTCAATAACCATATCAGCACTATTGTCAAAATGAAAGGCTGCTTTTGCATGGGCTTTTATTTCACTAATTATAGGACAAGAAAAACACTCTTCTATCATATGTCTTCCATATCCTGTTGAAACTAGCATTTCTATTTGTTTATCTTTTAAATATTCTTTTACTATTTCATCTTGATTTACAATAGTTGGGATAATTTTTGTATCAATAATTTCTTTATTTTTATTTATAGCACATATTTTTGTGTAAGTAGAACCTACATCAACACCCCAATACATTTAATTTTGCTTCTTTTTAAAAGAAGTTGCTTTTTTCTTAAAGTTAATACTTTCTAAAAAGGCTTCAACTCTTGTTTTAATTTGTCCTGCATCTTCTGGAGAATAGTCTGATTCAATAACTAAACAAGCAATTCCTTCTTTTTCTAAAGCTTGTGTTACTAGATGTGCTTCCACATTATAAGTATGACAAAAAGATAAAGTATAATAAATTACTCCATCAGCTTGTCTATCTTTATACATTTTAAGAATTTTATCTATTCTTGGAGCATTAGGAGTAAAACAAGCACAATCAACAGCACTATACTTATCAAGTAATTTTTGCATTAATTCATCTTCTGTTGTTACTTCATCTAAATTTACATTATCTTTATAATATCTATGCCCAATACATGACTCTTCATTAATAATAGCACCCCCACTTGTTTCAACTGCTGTATGAAGTTTCCAGTTTGGTGGAGCAAAAGGAGTACCTAAAACTATAAGTCTTGGAGTATCTTCTTCAAATACACTAATTTTATTTTCAACTCTTTTTTCAAGTTCATCGCAAAGTTCATTTACTTTTTGAGTATATCTTACTGGGTCATCTAAAAATCCCATTTGAGTAACAAATAAGCCATCTTTTCCACTAATTGGAATTATGTCTTTATTCATACTTCTTAATCTATCTAATCTTTGTAAAGCTTCTCTTTTTTCATTTACTATCTTTGTTCCTTTTTTCATCTCTTCTAAAGATAGTTTTTCCCCTGTAATACTCTCTATATGCTCTTTAAACTCTACTAATTCCTCTTTCCAAAGTTTTAAATCTTTTTCTCTTTTCATATGGGGAATATTCATAACTTTTACTGGATGATGTTTATTTAAAATTTCCCAAGTTTTTTTCTTTGCTTCACAAGTTGTTTCTCCATAAATAAAATCTGATGATTGTGTATAAGCACATGTTTTTTGTAGCTTAAAACCATGAGCAGATTTTATTAAAGGACAGATATTTCTAGGAAGTTCTGTTTCTGCATCTGCAATTGTAGCAGGGCTTCCTCCACATAACCCAAAACAAGCGCCACCTGCACCAACTATAATCTCTTCAGGAACAAAAATACAAAAAGCACCAATTGAAGGTCTTTTTTTCTTTCTTAATTCATTTATTTCAGCTATTCTTTGACCTTGAATTTCACTCATAAACCAATCAAAATATTTCATAGCTTCAGGTCTGTTTTTTTGAGTCATAAATTGATTTTTATAAGATTCTAATCCCATTTCCATCATTTTTGCATGTCTTTCAACATCCACTCCAATATCTTTTAATAAACTTCTATGTTCATGTACACCCATAATATTTGCCTTTAATTAAATGCTGTTAAAAAAGTAGTTACATGTAAAAAAGCTAAAAGAATGGAAGCTTAGTCATGTATGTCTAATCCTTAGACCTAATATACAGCTTTACTTAAAATTATAATATAGTTTTATTAATAAAGTATTAAAAAAGGTAAAAATATTTTTACTTTTATATGTAAGTTAAAGTTATAAATTAAGAGAAGATTCTCTTAATTTTCATAAAGGAAGAATTTATGTTCTTTATTTTTTTGACATTGAATATATTCACTATTTGCAATTTTTAGTTCTCCCTTACATATAGGGCAATTTCCTTTTAATTTTGTAAGATAAACATCTCCTGCATTTGAACATTCAAAACTATATTCTCCAAAATATAAAATCTTTTTTTGAAGTAAAATAATACTTAGAATTAATGCAGCAAAAGGAATAATTCCTAAAAAAATAAGTGTAGTATTTTTAGTTTCATAATATAAGGCTATAAAATATAAAAGTAGGGCACTAAAGATTAAGATTACTCTTGTTATTTTTAATTGTTTACCAAAGATTTTTATAGCTTTCTCATAAACTCTTTCTAGTTTAACTTTTTCATTTTTTTTCTTCATTTGCTCTCTTTTGTTTTTATAATAATACAAAATTAGTTTTTAACTATCTATTATCTACACATAATCTACACGTAAATTTGTTAAAATATAATAGTTTTTTTTATTTGGAGTAATAAGTTATGCAAAACAAAAAAGTTGTTTTACTTTCAATAATAGCAATTTTAGCTTTATTTATTGGCGGTACATATTTTTATAAAAGTAGTAAAGCTAAAGAGTATCAAGCTTTAGTACAAAAGAAAAAAGATAGTCTTCAAAGACCTTATTCTTTAGTAGTTGGTAATAGTGATGCAAAGGTTCAATTAGTTGAGTTTTTTGATCCTGCTTGTGGAACTTGTGCTCAATTTCATCCTTATGTAAAAAATATTATGAAAGAAAACGAAGGAAAGATAAAACTTGTTTTAAGATATGCTCCTTTTCATAAAAATTCTGATTTTGCTGTAAGGGTTTTAGAAGCTTCAAGAAAGCAAGATAAATTTATGCAAACTTTAGAAATTTTATTTGCTACACAAGGATATTGGACAGAAAATCATATTGTAATACCAGAAAAAATATGGAGAGTTTTACCTAAAGCTGGCCTTGATATGCAAATGTTAGCAAATGATATGAAAAATGATGAAATTACAAAAATAATCAAACAAGATTTATTTGATGCCCAAGAGTTAGGTGCAAATAAAACACCTTCTTATTTTGTAAATGGTAAACCTTTAGAAGTATTTGGTTTACAAGAATTAATAGATTTAATTAATTCTCAATTATGATTTTTTAAATCTCTTTTTTATTTTAAAATATAGGGTACTTCCTACTATTATTAGTAGAAGTATCCAAATATAAAGTGAATCTAACTGTAAAATATTATCAACTATTGTATTTAAAAAAAATCCCCAAAGAGTAATTGCAATGGCAGTTGCAATAAATACTATAAACATAATTGTAAAGTGTTTTAAACCTATTAAATACCCTATAATTGCTCCCACAATTGGTCCTGTCATCCAAAAAGGTATAAAAACAAAAATAAAAAGCCCAATTTTTCCATATTTTTCAAATTTGTCTTGATGTTGTAATTTTTTTTGTTTTACTTCTTCAAAAAAACTTTCTAAAAGCTTGATTTTTAGTATACCTTTAAAACTATAAATAAATAAGGGATATAAAATAGTAACTAAAATAAGTTCAGTTAAAATATTTATAGAAATTACAAAAAAGTGAGAGAGTCCAGAAGCATACCCTAAAGATAAGGCAGGTACTCTTCCTACAAATAAATTTGATGCTATAATTGCTGTAAGTTTGTTTGCTAAAGAAGTATCAACAATATATGTAAAGATTATAAATAAAGTAAGGCAAATAATTAATACTAATCCAAATAATAATATATTTCCTTCTTTTTGTTTAAATAGTTTTTGTAAAATTAGATACATCTTCCCTCTTTTTATAAACTTATAATATTCTAACATACACTTTTATAAAATCTTACAAAATGAAATAAAATCAGTTAAATTTTATTTTTTTATATATACTTTTAAAAAGGAGATAAAATGAGAGTATGTGCAGTTGAATTAAAATCAAATAATGCAATTTTATCTGTTTTAGATAATCAAAATTATATAGATACAAAAATAAAAAAAATTAGTTTAATTGATGATGAAAAAAAAGATTCAATTTTAGCTTTTAAACAAGAGTTTGAAGATTTTATTCAAAAAAATAATATAACACAAATTGTAATTAAAAAAAGAGCAAAAAAGGGTACTTTTGCAGGTGGAGCAATAACTTTTAAAATGGAAGCTATAATTCAATCAATTTTATTTTGTGAAGTTGAATTAATCTCTTCACAAACTATAAGTTCTTATGAGAAAAAAAATAGTATTATTTTCCCAAAAGAGCTAAAAAAGTATCAAGAACAAAGTTATTTGGCTGGTTTGTGTTTTTGGATGTGAGAACTTATAATATATCCATGATTTAAAGCCAAAGCAATAGAGCCACCAACATTTCCTGCAATATCTCCTGCTAGATATACACCTTCTTGGTGGTTTCTAAGGTTTTTATCAATAAGTGGTTTATTTTCACTATCTAATAAAATACCACAGCGTTGTAGTAAGTCAGTTGGATTTGAGCCTCCCAGAGCATAAATTATTCTATCAAACTGTTTTATTTGGTTATTTGAAAAATAAACTTCTAATTTATTGTTTTTTTCTTCAACTTTTTGTATATCTAAATTAAGTTGTAAATTAATTAAATCTTTTTCTACAAAATCAAATAATTGATGTAGATTTATTGGATTTACCCTTGAAAAACTCTCTTTTCTATATGCTAAAGTTACTCTATTTTGTTTTGCAATATAATATGCAAATTCAACTGCACTATCTCCTCCTCCCACAACAAGTATCTCTTCATTATTTTTACATTCAGAAATATTAAAATTTATTTTATCTTTTAAATTTACGGGGAGTTTATATGAGGGTTTATTTGGTTTACCCATAGTTCCTATACTAATAACTATATTTTTTGCATAATATTCATTTTCTTTAATTGTTTTAATTTCAAAAAGATTATTTTGTTTTGTTATACCATAAACTTCTTCATTAAAACAGGCTTCTATATCTTTATTAGCAACTAAAGTATCAAAGAGATCTAAAGTACTTTCTTTAGTCCCATCTGTAAAATGAATATTTCCTTTAAGTTCTACTTTTATACCCTTCCAATCTTTATCTACTCTTTTATTATCTTTAAAATATTTTCGTATAGTGTCTGAATGATTATTACTTTTTTCAAAAACTATTACTTCTTTTAAACCAAGTAAAATAGCCTCTACACTTGTTGCAATTCCACCAGGTCCTGCACCAATAATTGCTAAGTCATAGATTTTTTTCATTTTAATCCTTTAGACAATTTTTACAAATTTGGGTATCAAAAGCGTAACATTTATAAAATCAGTTAAAAGTATCCTAATATATAGTGATATTTATAAGTAAATTTTTTAGCTTGTTCAAACATTAATTTAAGTGTTTGTAGCAACTCTTCTTGTAAAGTTTGTTGATTATATCCTATTGCTTGCATAATCTATCCTTTTTTAAGCTAATTGATAATTATAACATTTATTTATAAAAATTTAAACTATATTTTTTTATAGTCTATTTTTTATATAAACTGAATAATAAATATACAGAAGTAGAAAAAAAACTATCTATTTTTTGTTAAAATATTTAAAATATACTAAAGAGGTTTAATGCAAAGTATTTTAATAACAATTTTTTTAGCTATTTCAATATCAACTATTATAAATATTGTACTTAAAAAATTGGGGATTTCACATATAATAGGTTATATTTTAACTGGAACTATAATTAGTTATATTTTTAATTTTAGTAGTTTTGATATACATTCACTTGATTTAATTGCAGAATTTGGAATAGTATTTTTAATGTTTACTATTGGTTTAGAAATGAGTTTTGAACGAATTAGAAAGATGAAAGAAATACTTCTTTTAAATGGATTTTTACAAGTATTTTTAAGCGCACTAATTATCTTTTTAGTTTCTTATTATCTTATAAAACTTCCTTTAGTTGCATCACTTATAGTTTCTCTTGCCTTATCTTTATCTTCAACGGCAATAGTTTTAAGTTATTTAAAACATTCAAAAGATATATATACTCCTTATGGAGAAAAAGCAACAGCTATTTTAATTTTTCAAGATTTAGCTGTTATTCCTATTTTATTATTAATAACTTTTTTAACAAATGATACTCTTTCAATTTCAGAAATCTTATTAAATACTTTTATTTCAGCAATTATTGTAATTTTATTTTTATTTACAATTGGAAAAAAAGTAATGAATTGGCTTTTAAAATTTTCTTCAAATACTCAATTAGAAGAGTTATTTTTAGGTTCAGTTTTTTCAATAGTAATTGGAGCTTCTTTATTAGCTCATGAAATGGGTTTTACTTATTCATTAGGTGCTTTTATTGCAGGTATGATTATCTCTGAAACTAGATATAGAATAAAAGTAGAATCAGATATTGCTACTTATAAAGATCTTTTACTTGGTACTTTTTTCTTTAGTGTAGGAACAAAAATTGATTTATTTTTCTTTTTTAAAAATTTACACTATATCTTTGCTGTTTTTGTATTGGTTATGTTTATAAAAGCTTTTGTTGTTTATTGGATAATAAGAAGAAAAGCAAATAGAAGTATCTCTATAAAAACAGCTATTTCTTTATGTCAAATTGGAGAGTTTTCTTTTGCTATTTTTGCTTTAGCTGCAAATGATAATTTATTATCTCAAGAATTAACAAATTTTTTAATTTTAGTAACTGTTTTATCTATGATTATTACACCATTTATTATAAATAATATTTATAAACTAGCTTCATATTTTGAAGTAGAGTTTTATGAATCTGATAAAATTACACCTATTAAAGCAACAAATCACGTAGTAATTTGTGGTTTTTCAACTTTAGGAAGAATTGTAGCAAGAACTCTACAATTAAATAAAAAACCTTTTGTAATAATTTCAGATGACTTAAGACACGTATTACTTGCTAGAAAACTTGGTTATATGGCATATTTTGGACACTTAGATAAAACACCTGTTTTAGAATCTTTAAAAGTTGATGAAGCTTCAAGTATTATAATAACTTTATCAAATACAAAAAGAAAAAGACTTATTTGTGAAGCTATACTTGCTTTTGATAAAGGAGCAAATATTGTCTTAAAAATTGACTCAACTGAAGAGAAAAGAGACTTAAAAGATTTAAATATTAAAAACTTTGTTCATGCCCATAAACAAGTGGCTAGGCTATTAGTTTCAAAAGCAATATAACTTAAAAAAATGAAATATAAATCTTTTTTTTGTATAATCAACACTTACTATTTTTCAAGGATATGATTTTAATGAGAAAAAAATTTACTTGGCAACTTTTATTTATTGGGATTATTTTAACAGTTTTAGTTACAACTTTAAGTCTTTATAACCTAAGAAATACAAATCTTAAATCTTCAATTCAAAATGCACAGGTTATTGCAAACGTAGTAAAAAGTGGTTTAACTTCGCATATGATTAATGGAAATATGGACCAAGTAGATACTTTTATTAATTCTGTTGCTAGTATGAAAAATATTGAAGAGTTATGGCTAATAAGAAGTGATTTAGTTAAAGCTCAATTTGGAAAAGAAAATCTTAGAAATCCTAAAGATGAAATAGATTTAGAAGTTTTAAAAACAGGACAAATAAAATATCAACTAAATGAGAGCTTTACTAAAACAACTATGAGAGTTACAGTTCCTTATAACTCTATTTTAGAAAATGGAATTGACTGTAATAAATGTCATAAGGTAAATTATGGGGATACTTTAGGAGCTGTTTCTTTAAAGTTAGATATTAGTGATATAAAACAAGTTGGATTGGAAATTACTTATTTAATTCCTCTAATGATTCTTTTATCAATATTATTAATTTTATTTTTAGCAAGAAGAGTAAATGAACATTATGTTGCTGTATTGGAAAAATTAGCAAGAAGTATAAAACTAGCTATTTCTGGAAGATTTAAAGAAATAGTATATGAAGCAAATAAATCAAATGAAATTGTAACTTTAATTGATGATTATAATCTATTAATGTCTACTTTTAGAGATACTTCTG
This genomic window contains:
- a CDS encoding ABC transporter permease; protein product: MQKKSFITLLIVLAFIIVFFLSIPILKMFIGVGSDKLLETIKDAEVITSILLTMKVSLWAMLFVLITGLPLAYIIARYEFYGRSFLESIIDIPVMIPHTAAGIALLTTFGDTLLGDFFKFFGIEFVGTEYGIMIAMMFLSAPFLINSAKDGFRKVDVKLEKVARTLGASPISVFFRITIPNAKKDIINGALMMWSRGLGEFGAVVILVYHPMTTPVLIFDRFNSYGLSFSAPVAAVIIAFSVIVFLVVRFTTSKLK
- a CDS encoding acyl-CoA dehydratase activase, whose protein sequence is MYWGVDVGSTYTKICAINKNKEIIDTKIIPTIVNQDEIVKEYLKDKQIEMLVSTGYGRHMIEECFSCPIISEIKAHAKAAFHFDNSADMVIDLGGQDSKVIKLDLNGGFIDFKMNDKCAAGTGKFLEIAASRMGLELEKFSKIGFEATKELSISSMCAVFAESEVISLIAKKESAANICYAVHESIASRLASMAKKFAIKSDNIIFSGGGALNPFLLQLLSKKLEKNVVAAKYPQLMGAIGSALAGYEVSNEI
- the yedF gene encoding sulfurtransferase-like selenium metabolism protein YedF, with the protein product MQNTLNKTVFLKADKIGEGDLGSILIKGFLNAMSEQENLPESILCVNSAVLLTTANEEDEVLQILKKLENKGVKIYSCGTCLNYYNKTDELKVGVAGNAMDTIATLLNTNTVTL
- a CDS encoding methyltransferase, which produces MFEFYLLIFLLLIVLIIVISSLKIGISPMPSSKAAQKKILEYAKNSKDETIIDLGSGFGSLAIFLAVNLPNKKIIAYELSLVPYLISKLLKSLLKIKNLQIYKKDFFKEDLKNATLVCYLYFEGMKKLEKKLFDENINTTIISNTFSLHNIKPREIQYAQDFFKSPIYIYLT
- a CDS encoding double-cubane-cluster-containing anaerobic reductase, with product MGVHEHRSLLKDIGVDVERHAKMMEMGLESYKNQFMTQKNRPEAMKYFDWFMSEIQGQRIAEINELRKKKRPSIGAFCIFVPEEIIVGAGGACFGLCGGSPATIADAETELPRNICPLIKSAHGFKLQKTCAYTQSSDFIYGETTCEAKKKTWEILNKHHPVKVMNIPHMKREKDLKLWKEELVEFKEHIESITGEKLSLEEMKKGTKIVNEKREALQRLDRLRSMNKDIIPISGKDGLFVTQMGFLDDPVRYTQKVNELCDELEKRVENKISVFEEDTPRLIVLGTPFAPPNWKLHTAVETSGGAIINEESCIGHRYYKDNVNLDEVTTEDELMQKLLDKYSAVDCACFTPNAPRIDKILKMYKDRQADGVIYYTLSFCHTYNVEAHLVTQALEKEGIACLVIESDYSPEDAGQIKTRVEAFLESINFKKKATSFKKKQN
- a CDS encoding sodium-dependent tyrosine transporter; the encoded protein is MFVKLNDRVYLNMAKITRMKIDHVEDGIRVRFYEGQEQVAKSKRFDDVQAAEAWLQELLSKI
- a CDS encoding alpha/beta hydrolase, giving the protein MKKIYLISGFMCDKRLWDKALSFFDSSYKFIYLPIPLEENFEKLLEKIVINEEKINLIGFSLGGYIASAYALKYKDKINKVLVISSSLCSLEKKELLQRQKAIELTKKFAFKSLSEKKIKTLLEDKNNQEIITLIKKMYEELGKEYFLTQLNATLHRKDLKEELLKSKIDFSFYFSKDDILLNHLWLEELELNSSFNFTKLKRSSHMLPLEEPLKIALYIKSWLA
- a CDS encoding DUF4153 domain-containing protein, with protein sequence MFNLQTFLNTISNTFSKELFYRFPLVFIFIIITFIFTIFENHKIFIFEQELQNKLLLSSFILTIFTTSFYLFFERIKRNSLYKTGLFLGLLLLTYCSVFIYFDSILFYFNAVLLSLIFSNFLFIKSTNQSILYFYLLGKHSILIAFFSCFILGFGIYAILLSLEFLFNITFLNDYIEDIFIFIATIIFPILILSNIPKNIDTLKEEIQTTWLILIKNILIPLLFIYIVVLYAYFIKITILQELPKGDLSWIICTFLTLCIFVKMFLTSIKQQNFIVKFFDKYFIYSMIIPLIFLNIAIYTRVNEYGITQARYALILLSIWFSFIVIYYFIKKEFCIKRSFIFLFLLLLISSVTTFSASNLSINSQLNRLETMLKENNILVKNKVTPLTKQLDLKQEAQISSIIKYLNRSKEGKKRLNLLLNTDFKNSLEFLKYLNIKYSNLNTTYIKKFNLNDIVYSLNGYNYLIPLSIEQTKQKYFYKNKVILASLKNSILKLEIKNQNIQFDLKQIVKEWKKQKIEVLDKNNYKNTIFYKKMDNLELKLCIKYLRINENFEDFEVKYIEGYLMIR
- a CDS encoding EF-hand domain-containing protein, which produces MKTLKIAALTAVVSAVLFAQDLPNKGPIPFGAYDANNDGKITQSEFEDTRAKRMSQKYEQGYPLRNAQNAPTFESIDKNKDGVLSKEELQEHQLNRVSERMNNKGMGQGKGMGQGQGMGMGQGQGMNK